A stretch of Mus musculus strain C57BL/6J chromosome 19, GRCm38.p6 C57BL/6J DNA encodes these proteins:
- the Vwce gene encoding von Willebrand factor C and EGF domain-containing protein isoform X3 yields the protein MGGAAPLALAAFTVALSEPKGMCFHLLRRTVLCVSVWLEMFLVSLPSVPLVPARLPHSQIAVLVFQNGEVECSFTPCPELECPREEWLLGPGQCCFTCREPTPTTGCSLDDNGVEFPIGQIWSPGDPCELCVCQADGSVSCKRTDCVDSCPHPIRIPGQCCPDCSAGCTYTGRIFYNNETFPSVLDPCLSCICLLGSVACSPVDCPITCTYPFHPDGECCPVCHDCNFEGRKVVNGQVFTLDDEPCTRCICQLGEVSCETVPCRPICTDPSCPDSVFPLEEKQQPSPHGELAKAARNARGDTEVPVNCSSCPGPPSASPTRPMVHLLQRLLRTNLSNIQSASPSPPIAQTSSSPLLEPEGISLGKPRASQPPEPSAGSPVSPRLSTLPPAIPGTPLSPVTPESSSSTFGTQTAFQWLLSATPLTEAETPSMTNADLSETLTTSSSSQRLSAALPDTPNPVPQQSTIDTPKKENSTI from the exons ATGGGGGGTGCTGCCCCTCTTGCACTG GCTGCTTTCACAGTGGCGCTATCCGAGCCGAAGGGGATGTGTTTTCACCTCCTGAGGAGAACtgtactgtgtgtgtctgtctg GCTGGAAATGTTTCTTGTATCTCTCCCGAGTGTCCCCCTGGTCCCTGCAAGGCTTCCCCACAGTCAGATTGCTGTACTTGTGTTCCAG aaTGGGGAGGTAGAGTGCTCCTTCACACCATGTCCAGAGCTGGAGTGCCCTCGAGAGGAGTGGCTGCTGGGCCCAGGACAGTGCTGTTTTACCTGTCGGGAACCCACACCCACCACAG GCTGCTCTCTGGATGACAACGGGGTTGAGTTTCCGATCGGACAGATCTGGTCGCCTGGTGATCCCTGTGAGTTATGCGTCTGCCAG GCAGACGGCTCTGTGAGCTGCAAGAGGACAGACTGCGTGGACTCTTGCCCGCACCCCATCCGGATTCCTGGACAGTGCTGTCCTGACTGTTCAGCAG GCTGCACCTACACAGGTAGAATCTTCTACAACAACGAAACGTTCCCGTCAGTGCTCGACCCCTGTCTGAGCTGCATCTGCCTG CTGGGCTCAGTGGCCTGTTCACCTGTGGACTGTCCCATCACCTGTACCTACCCCTTCCACCCGGATGGCGAGTGCTGCCCTGTATGCCACG aCTGTAACTTCGAAGGGAGAAAGGTAGTGAATGGTCAGGTGTTCACCTTGGATGATGAGCCCTGTACCCGGTGCATCTGCCAG CTGGGAGAGGTGAGCTGTGAGACGGTACCCTGCCGGCCAATCTGTACTGACCCCTCCTGCCCAG ATTCTGTGTTTCCTCTAGAAGAAAAGCAGCAACCATCCCCTCATGGAGAACTTGCCAAAGCTGCACGGAACGCCCGTGGAGACACTGAAGTCCCTGTCAACTGTAGCTCCTGCCCGGGGCCTCCATCGGCATCACCTACAAGACCCATGGTCCACCTCCTGCAGAGGCTTTTAAGAACAAACCTGTCTAACATACAGTCTGCATCCCCAAGCCCTCCCATAGCCCAGACCTCATCCTCACCCCTGTTGGAGCCAGAGGGCATATCTCTTGGGAAGCCCAGAGCCTCCCAGCCCCCCGAGCCCTCAGCAGGGTCACCTGTCTCTCCTAGACTGTCCACTCTACCTCCAGCCATTCCAGGGACTCCTTTGTCACCTGTCACTCCAGAAAGCTCTTCTTCAACCTTTGGGACTCAGACAGCATTCCAGTGGCTTCTGTCTGCCACCCCCTTAACTGAGGCAGAAACACCTTCAATGACCAATGCTGACCTCTCAGAGACCCTCACCACTTCCTCGAGCTCTCAAAGGCTATCTGCAGCTCTCCCGGACACCCCCAACCCTGTTCCCCAACAGTCCACAATTGACACCCCAAAGAAGGAGAACTCTACTATCTGA
- the Pga5 gene encoding pepsin A-5 precursor: MKWLWVLGLVALSECLVKIPLMKIKSMRENLRESQVLKDYLEKYPRSRAHVLLEQRRNPAVTYEPMRNYLDLVYIGIISIGTPPQEFRVVLDTGSSVLWVPSIYCSSPACAHHKAFNPLRSSTFLVSGRPVNVAYGSGEMSGFLAYDTVRIGDLTVVAQAFGLSLEEPGIFMEYAVFDGILGLGYPNLGLQGITPVFDNLWLQGLIPQNLFAFYLSSKDEKGSMLMLGGVDPSYYHGELHWVPVSKPSYWQLAVDSISMNGEVIACDGGCQGIMDTGTSLLTGPRSSIVNIQNLIGAKASGDGEYFLKCDTINTLPDIVFTIGSVTYPVPASAYIRKDRSHNCRSNFEEGMDDPSDPEMWVLGDVFLRLYFTVFDRANNRIGLAPAA, from the exons ATGAAGTGGCTCTGGGTCCTTGGGCTTGTGGCCCTCTCAGAGTGCTTGGTCAA AATCCCTCTGATGAAGATTAAGTCCATGCGTGAAAACCTGCGGGAAAGCCAAGTGCTGAAGGATTACCTGGAGAAGTACCCTCGAAGCCGTGCCCACGTGCTTCTTGAGCAGCGCCGGAACCCAGCCGTAACTTATGAGCCTATGAGGAACTACCTAGAC CTGGTCTACATTGGCATCATCAGCATTGGCACGCCCCCTCAGGAGTTCAGGGTTGTCTTGGATACTGGATCTTCAGTCCTGTGGGTACCATCCATCTATTGCTCCAGCCCAGCCTGCG CTCACCACAAAGCCTTCAACCCGCTTCGGTCTTCCACTTTCCTGGTCTCAGGCCGACCTGTGAATGTTGCCTATGGCTCAGGAGAGATGTCCGGATTTCTTGCCTATGACACTGTCAGG ATTGGGGACCTCACGGTTGTGGCCCAGGCCTTTGGCCTGAGCCTGGAAGAACCTGGCATTTTCATGGAATATGCTGTCTTTGATGGTATCCTGGGGCTGGGATACCCCAACCTTGGCCTTCAGGGAATCACACCCGTCTTTGACAACCTGTGGCTACAAGGCCTCATCCCCCAGAATCTCTTTGCCTTCTACTTGAGCAG CAAGGATGAAAAGGGCAGCATGCTGATGCTAGGTGGAGTGGATCCCTCCTACTACCATGGAGAGCTTCACTGGGTACCAGTGTCCAAGCCCAGCTACTGGCAATTAGCTGTGGATAG CATCTCCATGAATGGGGAGGTCATTGCCTGTGATGGTGGCTGCCAAGGTATTATGGACACAGGGACCTCCTTGCTGACCGGCCCCCGAAGCTCCATCGTTAACATCCAGAATCTAATTGGTGCCAAGGCTTCTGGTGACGGCGAG TACTTCCTCAAGTGTGACACCATCAACACCCTGCCTGATATTGTCTTCACCATCGGCAGTGTTACCTACCCAGTGCCAGCCAGTGCCTACATCCGAAAG GATCGGTCACACAATTGCAGGAGCAACTTTGAGGAGGGCATGGATGACCCATCAGACCCtgagatgtgggtgctgggggatGTCTTCCTGAGGCTGTATTTCACCGTGTTTGATCGGGCAAATAACAGGATTGGTCTGGCTCCTGCTGCATGA